In the genome of Pelodiscus sinensis isolate JC-2024 chromosome 3, ASM4963464v1, whole genome shotgun sequence, one region contains:
- the FABP7 gene encoding fatty acid-binding protein, brain, whose product MVDAFCATWKLTDSQNFDEYMKALGVGFATRQVGNVTKPTVIISKEGDKVVIRTQSTFKNTEISFKFGEEFEETTPDDRNCKSVVTLEGDKLVHVQKWDGKETNFVREIKDGKMVMTLTFGDVVAVRHYEKA is encoded by the exons ATGGTTGATGCATTCTGTGCTACTTGGAAGCTGACTGACAGCCAGAATTTTGATGAATACATGAAGGCACTGG GAGTGGGGTTTGCCACTCGGCAAGTGGGGAATGTGACTAAACCCACAGTAATAATCAGCAAAGAAGGGGACAAAGTAGTGATCAGGACCCAAAGCACTTTCAAGAACACAGAAATCAGCTTCAAATTTGGAGAAGAGTTTGAGGAAACTACCCCAGATGACAGAAACTGCAAA TCAGTGGTAACCCTGGAGGGAGACAAACTAGTTCATGTCCAGAAATGGGATGGCAAAGAGACAAACTTTGTTAGAGAAATTAAGGATGGCAAAATGGTAATG ACTCTCACTTTTGGTGATGTAGTTGCTGTTCGTCACTATGAGAAAGCATAG